The following coding sequences lie in one Bos indicus isolate NIAB-ARS_2022 breed Sahiwal x Tharparkar chromosome 12, NIAB-ARS_B.indTharparkar_mat_pri_1.0, whole genome shotgun sequence genomic window:
- the LOC109566971 gene encoding LOW QUALITY PROTEIN: protocadherin-8-like (The sequence of the model RefSeq protein was modified relative to this genomic sequence to represent the inferred CDS: inserted 4 bases in 3 codons; substituted 1 base at 1 genomic stop codon) has translation MTYCIDLATVQLPGPSCELFQGNKTRRPGDCGLAPVEAYLHIFLSAVSLVLGRFRLINSSLRXGDKMTVWDAGLDRERLCGQAPQCVLAFNVVSFSQEQFLLVHLEVLVRDINDHAPRFPWAQIPVEVSEGAAVGTRIALEVPVDEDVGANGLQSVCLDEPHSPFRVELQTRADGAQCADLVLLQELDRESQATYSLGLVAQDGGRPPRSATAALSVRVLDANDHGPAFPQGAVAEVELAEDAPVGSLLLDLDAADPDEGPSGYVVFAFGARTPPEARRLFRLDPRSGRLTLAGPVDYERQDTYELDVXAQDPGPGPRAATCKVIVRLRDVNDNAPDISITPLAAPGAPAASPFPAAAAALGGAEATSSTGPGTPEAGPVSLVREGAARESLVALVSTSDRDSGANGQVRCALYGHEHFRLQPAYVGSYLVVTAAASLDRERISEYNLTLVAEDRGAPPLRTVRPYTVRVGDENDNAPLFTRPVYEVSVRENNPPGAYLATVAARDPXKGQVAHRLLEAEVGLAGGAXATYVSGDPVTGRLRARQSFNLEELARLQLGLEALDGGSPPLRGRATAELQMQGQDERAPRLVTPELVDGSALLPPPWDASLGSLATRQQARDADKGLDAQLTHLQLRGDGGPGGAIAAASAVPAARRPADGGRRGAGRRPAGPAALGRGASGTRASCTTWRTNGAGATAGAAAEPGRGAQSGSLSSPWPWSGSRPALAAFSWWPGSRYLAPPGPRRRKL, from the exons ATGACCTACTGCATTGACCTGGCCACTGTTCAGCTCCCCGGACCCTCCTGCGAGCTCTTTCAAGGGAACAAGACCCGGAGGCCAGGAGACTGTGGATTGGCTCCGGTGGAGgcttatttgcatatttttctcTCTGCAGTCTCCCTG GTACTGGGTCGGTTCCGCCTGATAAACAGCTCGCTGCGCTAGGGCGACAAGATGACCGTTTGGGACGCGGGCCTGGACCGAGAGCGGCTGTGCGGCCAGGCCCCTCAGTGCGTGCTGGCCTTCAACGTGGTCAGCTTCTCCCAGGAGCAGTTCCTGCTGGTGCACTTGGAGGTGTTGGTGAGGGACATCAACGACCATGCGCCGCGCTTCCCCTGGGCTCAGATTCCCGTGGAGGTGTCCGAGGGCGCGGCGGTGGGCACGCGCATCGCCCTGGAGGTGCCCGTGGACGAGGATGTGGGCGCCAACGGGCTGCAAAGCGTGTGCCTGGACGAGCCCCACAGCCCCTTCCGCGTGGAGCTGCAGACGCGCGCGGACGGTGCCCAGTGCGCCGACTTGGTGCTGCTGCAGGAGCTGGACCGCGAGAGCCAGGCCACCTACAGCCTGGGGCTGGTGGCCCAGGACGGCGGCCGCCCGCCGCGCTCCGCCACGGCCGCCCTCAGCGTGCGCGTGCTGGACGCCAACGACCACGGCCCGGCCTTCCCGCAGGGTGCCGTGGCGGAAGTGGAGCTGGCTGAGGACGCGCCCGTGGGCTCGCTCCTGCTAGACCTGGACGCGGCGGACCCCGACGAGGGCCCCAGCGGCTATGTGGTTTTCGCCTTCGGGGCCCGCACCCCGCCCGAGGCGCGCCGCCTCTTCCGCCTGGACCCGCGCTCCGGCCGCCTCACCCTGGCGGGGCCCGTGGACTACGAGCGCCAGGACACTTACGAACTGGACG GGGCGCAGGACCCCGGCCCCGGGCCCCGCGCCGCCACCTGCAAGGTCATCGTGCGCCTCCGCGACGTCAATGACAACGCTCCGGACATCTCCATCACCCCGCTGGCCGCCCCGGGCGCGCCTGCTGCCTCGCCcttccccgccgccgccgccgctcttGGGGGAGCGGAGGCCACCTCGTCGACCGGGCCTGGGACGCCGGAGGCGGGCCCCGTCTCGCTGGTGCGGGAGGGGGCGGCGCGCGAGAGCCTGGTGGCGCTGGTCAGCACCTCGGACAGGGACTCGGGCGCCAATGGGCAGGTGCGTTGCGCCCTCTACGGGCACGAGCACTTCCGGCTGCAGCCGGCCTACGTGGGCAGCTACCTGGTGGTGACCGCGGCGGCGTCCCTGGACCGCGAGCGCATCTCCGAGTACAACCTGACGCTGGTGGCCGAGGACCGCGGCGCGCCCCCGCTGCGCACAGTGCGGCCCTACACGGTGCGCGTGGGCGACGAGAACGACAACGCGCCGCTCTTCACACGGCCAGTCTATGAGGTGTCAGTGCGCGAGAACAACCCGCCGGGGGCCTACTTGGCCACGGTGGCCGCCAGGGACCC CAAGGGCCAGGTCGCCCATCGGCTGCTGGAGGCTGAGGTGGGCCTGGCTGGGGGCG TGGCCACCTACGTCTCGGGGGACCCCGTCACGGGGCGGCTGCGCGCACGACAGAGTTTTAACCTCGAGGAACTGGCCAGGCTGCAGCTAGGGCTGGAGGCGCTGGACGGCGGCTCGCCGCCGCTGCGAGGCCGGGCCACGGCGGAGCTGCAGATGCAGGGCCAGGACGAGCGCGCGCCCCGGCTGGTGACCCCGGAGCTCGTCGATGGCTCAGCCCTGCTGCCTCCACCGTGGGACGCGTCCCTGGGCTCCCTGGCGACCCGACAGCAGGCCAGGGACGCGGACAAAGGCCTTGACGCGCAGCTGACTCATCTCCAGCTCCGCGGCGACGGCGGCCCCGGGGGAGCTATCGCTGCAGCGTCGGCGGTCCCCGCAGCCCGCCGGCCCGCCGACGGCGGTCGTCGCGGCGCTGGACGAAGGCCGGCTGGCCCTGCGGCTCTCGGGCGCGGTGCTTCCGGTACCCGCGCTTCCTGCACCACCTGGCGGACAAATGGTGCTGGTGCCACCGCCGGCGCCGCCGCCGAACCGGGAAGGGGCGCGCAGAGCGGCTCCTTGAGCTCTCCGTGGCCGTGGTCGGGTTCTCGGCCAGCCCTTGCAGCCTTCTCCTGGTGGCCGGGGTCACGTTACTTGGCCCCGCCCGGGCCGCGGAGGAGGAAGCTTTAG